In one Gossypium hirsutum isolate 1008001.06 chromosome D09, Gossypium_hirsutum_v2.1, whole genome shotgun sequence genomic region, the following are encoded:
- the LOC121220846 gene encoding uncharacterized protein — protein sequence MDSRSLHELRASICNEKRERICCENVGDATRQWTAVASTIAATENKDCLDLFLQLDGLWFIGRWLKDAQEFGNDSSDSFVEESITALLRAHEKLHRDKERSISSEIWITVKNLLNHNSSRVQDSARLLFDKWKRGTVTDHVDSGGHEYEISDAATVTGENNGPDSAKDSPVSRGSAHGEKDGADAAKSENLPSSLDGVQPESTKDLHVETTNDELKSHINSDYSDTENRSESHMASSSVLNPVHENLPVKELQTKTVEETASMRPAV from the coding sequence ATGGACTCACGGTCCCTTCACGAGTTGAGGGCTAGTATCTGTaatgaaaaaagagaaagaatCTGTTGTGAAAATGTTGGTGATGCAACCAGACAGTGGACTGCCGTTGCAAGCACAATTGCGGCCACTGAGAATAAAGATTGTCTTGATCTTTTTCTTCAGCTAGATGGACTCTGGTTTATAGGCAGATGGCTAAAGGATGCTCAAGAATTTGGTAATGACTCCAGTGATAGTTTTGTGGAAGAATCAATTACTGCACTCTTACGAGCACATGAAAAGTTGCATAGAGATAAGGAAAGGTCAATTTCTTCAGAGATTTGGATTACGGTCAAGAATCTTCTGAACCACAATAGCTCTCGAGTTCAGGACAGTGCTAGGTTGCTCTTTGATAAGTGGAAACGAGGTACAGTTACTGATCATGTCGATAGTGGTGGACATGAGTATGAGATTTCAGACGCTGCTACTGTTACCGGAGAAAATAATGGGCCAGATTCTGCCAAAGACAGTCCTGTTTCAAGAGGAAGTGCCCATGGAGAAAAAGATGGAGCAGATGCTGCTAAAAGTGAAAACCTTCCTTCAAGCCTAGATGGTGTTCAACCAGAAAGTACTAAAGATTTACACGTTGAAACTACTAATGATGAGCTCAAGTCCCACATAAACTCAGACTATTCAGACACGGAAAACAGATCTGAGAGTCATATGGCCTCCTCTTCTGTGTTAAATCCTGTTCATGAAAATTTGCCTGTGAAAGAACTACAAACAAAAACTGTGGAAGAAACTGCTTCCATGAGGCCTGCAGTTTAG